The Desulfuromonas versatilis genome has a segment encoding these proteins:
- the fdxB gene encoding ferredoxin III, nif-specific: protein MAYLTGLTKGGATWTPTFVEAIDEEKCIGCGRCFKSCARKVLGPLDLEDEESESIRMVMTIVAGDNCIGCAGCGVGCPKKCFSFKPMEV, encoded by the coding sequence ATGGCTTATCTGACCGGATTGACCAAAGGGGGCGCCACCTGGACCCCGACCTTCGTCGAGGCGATCGACGAGGAAAAGTGCATCGGCTGCGGCCGCTGCTTCAAGTCCTGCGCCCGCAAGGTGCTTGGCCCCCTGGACCTGGAAGACGAGGAAAGCGAATCGATCCGCATGGTCATGACCATTGTCGCCGGGGACAACTGCATCGGCTGCGCCGGCTGTGGCGTGGGCTGCCCGAAGAAGTGCTTCAGCTTTAAACCGATGGAAGTTTGA
- the nifX gene encoding nitrogen fixation protein NifX, with translation MIRTRRFDIIGGSTRKGLAMKVAFASTDKVHIDGHFGQAEEFYIWNIGPEEASFAGVVQVQAEAEMGHSDDKIEARGAALADCALVYVAEIGGPAAARLVAKRIHPLKSKDREPITDVIAKLQEVLKGNPPPWLRKAMLKSERPGFADN, from the coding sequence ATGATCCGCACCCGCCGTTTCGACATTATCGGTGGCAGCACCAGGAAAGGACTTGCCATGAAAGTCGCGTTCGCCAGTACCGACAAAGTGCACATCGATGGACATTTCGGCCAGGCCGAAGAATTCTACATCTGGAACATCGGGCCGGAAGAGGCGAGTTTTGCCGGCGTGGTGCAGGTTCAGGCCGAGGCCGAGATGGGCCACAGCGACGACAAGATCGAAGCGCGCGGTGCGGCGCTCGCCGATTGCGCGCTGGTCTATGTCGCCGAAATCGGCGGACCGGCGGCCGCCCGGCTGGTTGCCAAGCGGATCCACCCGCTCAAGAGCAAGGACAGGGAACCGATCACCGACGTGATCGCCAAGCTCCAGGAGGTCCTCAAGGGCAACCCGCCCCCCTGGCTGCGTAAGGCGATGCTGAAAAGCGAACGGCCGGGGTTTGCCGACAATTAA